From Paenibacillus graminis, a single genomic window includes:
- a CDS encoding KGG domain-containing protein, whose product MAQNNQNDQKMSREEAGRKGGEATAKNHDREFYQEIGEKGGEARGRNNSGGNEDDGKMSREEAGRKGGEARARQRDN is encoded by the coding sequence ATGGCACAGAACAACCAGAATGATCAAAAGATGAGCCGCGAAGAAGCGGGACGTAAGGGTGGCGAAGCCACGGCAAAAAATCATGACCGTGAGTTTTATCAGGAAATTGGCGAAAAAGGCGGGGAAGCCCGCGGCCGCAACAATTCAGGCGGCAATGAAGATGACGGCAAGATGAGCCGTGAGGAAGCGGGACGCAAAGGCGGCGAAGCCCGGGCCCGTCAACGTGACAATTAA
- a CDS encoding zinc-binding alcohol dehydrogenase family protein has product MNNHQKMKAVGAYRYLAISDPESLVDLFIEKPLPAGRDLLVEVKAISVNPADLGMRQNNNYEDGSPKILGWDVAGIVEQVGPECQLFKPGDEIYYAGSVARPGGNSEFHLVDERIAGNKPKSLDFAQAAALPLTSITAWEGLFDRLGINHSAEENKNKSILIIGAAGGVGSIATQLAKLAGLTVIGTASRPESIQWSKNQGTDFTINHNSHFAAQLKDIGYETVDYIFCLNDTVQHLANMAEVITPQGKICSIVPADKASWTGSLDMDLLFSKSVTFVWELMFTRSMYQTKDMIKQHELLNELAELIDNGKLKTTLTERLDPINAKNLRAVHEKMETGRSIGKIVLENF; this is encoded by the coding sequence ATGAACAATCACCAAAAAATGAAAGCAGTCGGTGCTTACCGATATCTCGCTATATCCGATCCGGAGAGCTTGGTGGATCTGTTTATAGAAAAACCGCTTCCTGCAGGCCGTGATCTATTGGTTGAAGTAAAAGCCATCTCTGTCAACCCTGCCGACTTGGGTATGCGACAGAATAACAACTATGAGGATGGATCACCTAAAATTCTGGGGTGGGATGTAGCCGGGATCGTGGAACAGGTTGGACCTGAATGTCAGTTGTTTAAACCCGGAGATGAGATTTATTATGCAGGGAGTGTGGCCCGCCCAGGGGGGAACAGTGAGTTTCACTTGGTAGATGAACGAATTGCGGGAAACAAACCCAAGAGTCTGGATTTCGCACAAGCAGCCGCTTTACCGCTTACCTCGATTACGGCCTGGGAGGGTCTGTTTGACCGTCTGGGAATCAATCATAGCGCAGAAGAAAACAAAAATAAAAGCATACTCATTATCGGTGCAGCCGGAGGAGTAGGGTCGATTGCAACTCAGCTTGCCAAATTGGCAGGGCTAACTGTAATTGGTACGGCTTCACGCCCAGAGTCAATCCAGTGGAGCAAAAATCAAGGGACAGATTTTACAATTAATCACAATAGCCATTTTGCAGCGCAGCTCAAGGATATTGGATATGAGACCGTGGATTATATATTTTGCTTAAATGACACGGTACAACATTTAGCGAACATGGCAGAGGTTATAACCCCTCAAGGTAAGATTTGTTCAATCGTTCCTGCAGATAAGGCTTCATGGACGGGAAGCTTGGATATGGATCTGCTTTTCTCTAAAAGTGTCACGTTTGTATGGGAACTTATGTTTACCCGGTCAATGTACCAGACCAAAGATATGATCAAGCAACACGAGCTGCTGAATGAACTGGCTGAATTAATCGATAATGGCAAGTTGAAAACCACTTTAACAGAACGGTTAGACCCAATAAATGCAAAGAACCTGCGTGCAGTACATGAAAAGATGGAAACAGGAAGATCGATAGGAAAAATTGTATTGGAAAATTTCTAA
- a CDS encoding winged helix-turn-helix transcriptional regulator codes for MGDRRNKYGASPNMEGCPVETTLDVIGGKWKGIILYHLIDGTKRFNEFRRLNPGITQFMLTLQLRELERDGIIHREVYKEVPPKVEYSLTDFGRTLEPIIVSMKEWGEIYKIRLNEIRTPQEEEA; via the coding sequence ATGGGAGACCGAAGAAACAAGTACGGTGCTAGTCCAAATATGGAAGGCTGTCCTGTGGAGACCACTCTGGATGTGATCGGGGGGAAATGGAAAGGGATCATTCTCTATCATCTCATTGACGGAACGAAAAGATTTAATGAATTCCGCCGTCTCAATCCGGGGATTACACAGTTTATGCTAACACTCCAGTTACGGGAGCTTGAACGGGATGGCATCATTCATAGAGAAGTTTATAAAGAAGTCCCGCCCAAAGTGGAATATTCACTAACTGATTTTGGAAGAACGTTGGAACCGATCATAGTATCTATGAAAGAATGGGGGGAGATTTATAAAATCAGACTTAACGAAATTAGAACGCCACAAGAGGAAGAGGCTTGA
- a CDS encoding class I SAM-dependent methyltransferase, translated as MNPLEYREFYDKVGKINGWDFSNVKCVSEGTTWDLYREVTKTCNKSDILLDIGTGGGEAILSIAESALLVVGIDQSTGMMETAAKNSAKSGLPNVRFLQMDAEHLEFPEDFFNIVSCRHSEFFANEIAKVLIQGGTFHTQQVSENDKSNIKEAFGRGQAFGAKAGTLQHQYLTELSKAGFSDIQSFESNVIEYYQTAEDLIFLLKHTPIIPDFGRTEADFQILQQFIMENQTEKGIRTNSERFIITAKL; from the coding sequence ATGAATCCATTAGAATATCGAGAATTTTATGATAAAGTCGGAAAAATCAACGGCTGGGATTTCAGCAATGTAAAATGCGTTTCTGAAGGAACCACATGGGATTTGTATCGTGAAGTAACAAAGACCTGCAATAAATCGGATATATTGCTTGACATTGGCACAGGCGGCGGGGAAGCGATTTTATCAATTGCTGAATCTGCACTACTTGTAGTCGGGATTGACCAATCCACTGGAATGATGGAAACCGCCGCTAAAAATTCTGCTAAATCAGGCTTACCTAATGTACGATTTCTTCAGATGGACGCTGAACATTTGGAGTTTCCTGAAGACTTTTTTAATATAGTCTCGTGTAGACATTCGGAATTCTTTGCTAACGAAATCGCAAAAGTTCTAATTCAGGGTGGTACATTCCACACTCAGCAAGTGAGCGAAAACGACAAATCCAATATTAAAGAAGCGTTTGGAAGAGGACAAGCTTTTGGAGCAAAGGCAGGTACATTACAGCATCAATATCTTACTGAATTAAGCAAAGCCGGTTTTAGCGACATTCAGTCATTTGAATCTAATGTTATTGAATATTACCAAACGGCTGAAGACCTGATTTTTTTATTAAAACACACTCCTATTATTCCCGACTTTGGACGGACTGAAGCCGATTTCCAAATACTCCAGCAATTTATTATGGAAAATCAGACGGAGAAGGGGATTAGGACAAATTCGGAACGCTTTATAATAACTGCTAAGTTATAG
- a CDS encoding nuclear transport factor 2 family protein, whose amino-acid sequence MTLNNQNELVLKATAVLESLAGGNPEAIMNYIHPDQYIQHNQGLPDGRAAMLGALAHLKEIGTKVSIKRTLADGDYVALHSEYDFFGPKIGFDIFRFENGLIVEHWDNIQNRVDKTPSNHTMIDGPATIKDIGKTEVNKAVVKSYVENILFGKNPDLLASYFAGDHYIQHSPHIADGLSGLGAALRGLKERNIEFRYTHLHQVIGQGDFVLTMSEGLFDGQHTSFYDLFRVEDGKIAEHWDVIEAILPAEKRKNPNSRF is encoded by the coding sequence ATGACATTAAACAATCAAAATGAGCTTGTGCTTAAGGCAACCGCTGTACTGGAAAGCTTAGCGGGCGGCAACCCGGAAGCGATTATGAATTATATTCATCCGGATCAATATATTCAACACAACCAGGGCTTACCCGATGGCCGTGCGGCCATGCTTGGTGCACTTGCCCATTTAAAGGAGATTGGTACAAAGGTAAGCATTAAGCGCACTTTAGCCGACGGAGATTATGTTGCCCTTCATTCCGAATATGATTTTTTTGGCCCCAAAATCGGTTTTGATATTTTCCGGTTTGAGAATGGACTGATCGTCGAACACTGGGATAATATTCAGAATAGGGTGGATAAGACACCAAGTAATCATACGATGATTGACGGACCGGCCACGATTAAGGATATCGGCAAAACTGAGGTGAACAAAGCAGTTGTCAAAAGCTATGTCGAGAATATTTTGTTTGGTAAAAACCCGGATCTGCTTGCCTCTTACTTCGCCGGGGATCACTACATTCAGCATAGTCCACATATTGCGGACGGTCTTTCCGGTCTCGGTGCTGCATTGCGGGGACTGAAGGAGAGAAATATTGAATTTCGATATACTCATCTTCATCAGGTTATAGGACAAGGTGATTTTGTGCTTACAATGAGTGAAGGCCTCTTTGATGGTCAGCATACCTCTTTTTACGATCTGTTCCGCGTAGAGGATGGAAAGATCGCCGAGCATTGGGATGTAATTGAGGCTATACTGCCGGCGGAAAAACGAAAAAATCCAAACAGCAGATTTTAA
- a CDS encoding TetR/AcrR family transcriptional regulator, translating into MSKKTDLRILRTKQSIRKAWIELIQEKGYEAITIQDIADRAMINRNTFYLHYENKPDLLNTYMDELLSELKNAVVLCPISMNTYSISILETVMQTILEHISHNTSFYYAMLIEENRIYPFREKMENIIKDKLNERWNPAAGNPPLAISKELLLEYLVSSFMGTIIWWVKNDLPLPAGEVASQFSRLVAYGHLKAAGIAYEE; encoded by the coding sequence ATGAGCAAAAAAACCGATTTAAGAATACTGCGCACTAAGCAGTCGATTCGAAAGGCATGGATTGAGCTTATTCAGGAAAAAGGATATGAAGCGATAACGATCCAGGATATTGCCGATCGGGCGATGATCAATCGAAACACTTTTTATCTCCACTACGAAAATAAACCTGACTTATTAAATACGTATATGGATGAGTTGTTAAGCGAATTAAAGAATGCCGTCGTTCTTTGTCCAATCAGCATGAATACTTACAGTATTTCTATACTCGAGACCGTCATGCAGACTATACTGGAACACATTTCGCACAACACCTCTTTTTACTATGCCATGTTAATTGAAGAGAATAGAATCTATCCGTTCCGGGAGAAAATGGAGAATATCATTAAAGATAAACTCAATGAGAGGTGGAATCCTGCTGCGGGAAATCCCCCTTTAGCGATATCTAAGGAATTGCTGCTCGAATACCTCGTATCGTCTTTCATGGGGACTATCATTTGGTGGGTTAAAAATGATCTGCCTCTTCCTGCGGGTGAAGTTGCTTCTCAGTTCAGCAGACTCGTTGCCTACGGGCATTTGAAAGCTGCCGGCATCGCTTATGAGGAATAA
- a CDS encoding DUF6097 family protein, protein MNVGRTLLRTMEFSQQLDLLHKHITHSELPVQKSDSFDKQCMLLEQYLGENTFQTTYKKMNRVNLLSGLFALPVLLIVAAAFIYGRYIDRDYDVFGFFMDHPVLYLVPAALIVVTLVLAVFHSVLRRKLYGRIYPELTRKLQMNASSGVSLSGR, encoded by the coding sequence ATGAATGTGGGAAGAACTCTCCTGCGGACGATGGAGTTCAGCCAGCAGTTGGATTTGCTGCACAAGCATATTACTCACAGCGAGCTGCCGGTGCAAAAAAGCGATTCCTTCGACAAGCAGTGCATGCTGCTCGAACAATATCTCGGCGAAAATACTTTTCAAACTACTTACAAGAAAATGAACAGGGTTAATCTCCTGTCCGGTTTGTTCGCCCTTCCAGTGCTGCTGATTGTGGCCGCTGCATTTATCTATGGACGCTATATCGACCGGGACTACGATGTTTTCGGATTTTTCATGGACCATCCCGTCTTGTATCTGGTACCCGCCGCGCTGATCGTAGTGACCCTGGTGCTGGCCGTGTTTCATTCGGTGCTGCGGCGGAAGCTGTATGGCCGTATCTACCCGGAGCTGACAAGAAAACTACAGATGAATGCCTCCAGTGGAGTATCGCTATCTGGACGATAA
- a CDS encoding YceI family protein, whose translation MSNINWEVDQDHSSVEFSVTHLMINRIKGVFEHFQASLSFDPNDLTTLDIQASIDANSITTRQPQRDEHLRSGDFLHAAKYPVIAFQTTSCILTGERQYELEGNLTLHGVTKPVTFHTVFEGLNKDPRGRERAGFHSTASIGRNEFGLTFNSPLETGGMIVGNEVRIELYIEAIKIE comes from the coding sequence GTGAGTAACATCAATTGGGAAGTGGATCAGGACCACAGCTCCGTCGAGTTTTCGGTGACACATTTAATGATTAACAGAATCAAAGGCGTATTCGAGCATTTTCAGGCGAGCTTGAGCTTTGACCCCAACGATCTAACAACGCTGGATATTCAGGCTTCCATAGATGCCAATAGTATCACAACCCGCCAGCCGCAGCGGGATGAGCACCTGAGGAGCGGCGACTTCCTGCATGCAGCCAAGTATCCAGTCATTGCGTTTCAAACCACCAGCTGCATCCTTACCGGTGAACGGCAATATGAACTTGAGGGCAATCTGACGCTGCATGGAGTAACGAAACCGGTCACTTTTCATACCGTTTTTGAAGGACTAAACAAAGATCCTCGGGGCCGGGAACGTGCAGGATTTCATTCAACAGCTAGTATTGGGCGCAATGAATTTGGTTTGACCTTTAACTCGCCGCTGGAAACTGGCGGGATGATCGTCGGAAATGAGGTGAGAATTGAGCTTTATATCGAGGCAATAAAAATAGAATAA
- a CDS encoding SRPBCC family protein, which translates to MKERFVKHGTFVVERIYAASPERVYQAWADPVAKAKWFSKPEIFDFQVGGREYSSGGPAEGPIFTFDAIYQELIPGERIVYTYTLDSDGIRISVSVATVELIQVERGTKLIFTEQGAFFDGHDTPEIREHGTNIMLDTLGRAVEGEGKAGIGQ; encoded by the coding sequence ATGAAAGAACGGTTCGTCAAGCATGGAACTTTTGTCGTAGAACGGATTTATGCCGCTTCACCGGAGCGGGTGTATCAGGCATGGGCCGACCCGGTTGCCAAAGCCAAGTGGTTTTCGAAGCCGGAGATCTTTGATTTCCAGGTTGGAGGCCGCGAGTACAGCAGTGGCGGGCCGGCGGAAGGGCCGATCTTTACCTTCGACGCCATCTACCAGGAGCTTATTCCCGGGGAGCGTATTGTCTACACATACACGCTGGATTCGGACGGCATACGCATTTCTGTCTCGGTCGCTACGGTTGAGCTTATCCAGGTAGAGCGCGGTACGAAGCTGATTTTCACGGAGCAAGGTGCATTCTTTGACGGGCACGATACGCCGGAAATCCGGGAGCACGGTACAAATATTATGTTGGACACACTGGGCCGGGCAGTAGAAGGAGAAGGGAAGGCAGGAATAGGACAATAA
- a CDS encoding MerR family transcriptional regulator encodes MKIYWKVGDIANLTGLTVRTLRFYDQIGLFSPSGQTESGHRLYNELDLARLHQILSLKELGLSLEEIKSVLSGGQITPLEIVGMQISQIKEQITLKQKLLEQLRHVSKLMQGKAELTVEDFTSLLQAMKIGFEKPVMERQASWERHLNLLGEVLAEESGIPKHKEENQ; translated from the coding sequence ATGAAGATATATTGGAAGGTCGGGGATATTGCCAACCTAACGGGGCTTACCGTCCGAACCTTGCGGTTTTATGATCAAATCGGATTGTTCTCTCCGTCAGGACAAACGGAATCCGGCCACAGGCTGTACAATGAATTGGACTTGGCGCGATTGCACCAGATATTATCGCTCAAGGAGCTGGGATTATCGCTTGAGGAGATTAAATCGGTCTTAAGTGGCGGGCAGATCACTCCGCTTGAGATAGTAGGAATGCAGATCAGCCAGATCAAAGAACAGATTACACTGAAGCAGAAACTATTGGAGCAGCTCAGACATGTATCCAAGCTTATGCAGGGCAAGGCGGAATTAACGGTTGAAGATTTCACGAGCCTTCTGCAAGCGATGAAGATCGGATTTGAGAAGCCGGTCATGGAGCGGCAAGCGAGTTGGGAGCGGCATTTGAATCTGTTGGGAGAGGTTCTTGCGGAAGAGAGCGGAATTCCAAAACATAAGGAGGAAAATCAATGA
- a CDS encoding MATE family efflux transporter: MLKDSKADFYSKIYTIAIPVTLQSLIMALLTLTDQLMVGQLGDVAVASVGISIKIYGIITVVLAGLATGVSIYAAQFWGKKDEKSTAQLLGLGLFFGLGISIIFTLPVHFFPQFSLGLFTKDQRLITEGSVFLEVTSLSYIPVMLTMIFSAILRATGHVKLPMMTSIVAVCINIVLNYLLIFGNFGFPELGIKGAATATLIARLFECCFIIAATYKLRLPGATHIREWFGVSRPLIGKFLRTTYPIVLTELIWVLGETVYAIIYSRMGTAEITAMTITYPLQSLSIGLLSGLSSAAGIMIGNKLGADDQDGALDFSKRFIKLGISVSLGIGVLIALLAPLYVSIFQVSEEAHHMGTRLVWVFAGFLWVKVANMILAGGILNSGGDSKFVFAMEAAATWLIGVPSGLLMSFVWKQPVFLVYMILSLEEVVRLSIGLARIHSKKWMKNLVAEISA; encoded by the coding sequence ATGTTAAAAGATTCAAAGGCGGATTTTTATAGCAAAATTTATACAATTGCAATTCCTGTAACGCTGCAAAGCCTGATTATGGCACTGCTAACCTTAACCGATCAGCTGATGGTCGGACAGCTCGGCGATGTGGCTGTTGCTTCAGTAGGGATTTCCATAAAAATATACGGGATCATAACTGTAGTATTGGCAGGGCTGGCTACAGGAGTATCCATTTATGCCGCGCAATTCTGGGGAAAGAAGGATGAGAAAAGCACTGCACAGCTGCTGGGATTGGGATTGTTTTTTGGTCTGGGAATCTCCATTATTTTTACGCTGCCTGTTCATTTCTTCCCGCAATTCAGTCTCGGTTTGTTTACGAAAGACCAGCGGCTGATCACAGAGGGATCTGTTTTTCTGGAAGTCACTTCACTAAGCTATATTCCTGTCATGCTGACGATGATATTTTCCGCTATATTGCGCGCTACAGGACATGTGAAGCTCCCTATGATGACCAGCATTGTTGCTGTATGTATTAACATTGTACTTAACTATCTGTTAATCTTCGGAAACTTTGGTTTTCCGGAATTGGGTATAAAAGGAGCAGCAACTGCGACACTTATCGCCCGTTTGTTTGAATGCTGCTTCATTATTGCGGCTACCTATAAACTTCGCCTTCCTGGAGCAACCCATATTCGTGAATGGTTCGGGGTTTCCAGACCACTGATCGGGAAGTTCCTTCGCACCACCTATCCGATCGTATTGACCGAGCTGATTTGGGTACTGGGTGAAACGGTATATGCGATTATTTACAGCCGGATGGGAACTGCTGAAATAACCGCAATGACTATAACCTATCCGCTTCAGAGTTTGAGTATCGGATTATTATCCGGGCTCTCCAGTGCAGCCGGTATTATGATTGGGAACAAGCTAGGGGCCGACGATCAGGACGGGGCACTGGATTTTTCGAAGCGGTTCATTAAGCTGGGGATTTCTGTATCCCTTGGAATAGGTGTATTGATTGCCCTATTGGCACCTTTGTATGTATCCATCTTTCAGGTGTCAGAGGAAGCACATCACATGGGAACCCGTCTAGTATGGGTATTCGCCGGGTTTCTGTGGGTAAAGGTTGCCAACATGATCTTGGCGGGGGGCATTCTCAACAGCGGCGGTGACAGCAAGTTTGTATTTGCAATGGAAGCTGCTGCGACATGGCTGATCGGCGTTCCTTCCGGATTATTAATGTCATTTGTCTGGAAGCAGCCTGTGTTTCTGGTATATATGATTTTGTCATTGGAAGAAGTGGTTAGACTCAGCATCGGATTGGCGCGGATTCACTCCAAGAAATGGATGAAGAATTTGGTCGCTGAAATCTCCGCGTAA
- a CDS encoding RibD family protein has translation MKTTIFSQVSIDGKLTLGAGKSSKQLFSMFEEPDIKYIHQFRGLIDAIMVGKNTIQYDNPMLTNRYEENNNPLRIIPTTHMDMSLDSHVLSDDGRTLIVTTENGKNPEMISILKDRNKDVLICGEDKVDFVKLFRELEDHYDVHSIMIEGGGFLNWNVLDQDLVDEIIIMQLPIIIGGGTNITLVDGTGYTDLNFVKKFKVVEVLPNKNYTLLRYQKAV, from the coding sequence ATGAAAACAACTATTTTTAGCCAAGTGTCGATTGACGGCAAACTAACTTTGGGTGCCGGAAAATCCAGCAAACAGTTGTTCAGTATGTTCGAGGAACCCGATATTAAATACATTCATCAATTCAGGGGTTTAATTGACGCAATCATGGTAGGTAAAAATACAATTCAATATGATAATCCGATGCTGACCAACCGGTATGAGGAGAATAATAACCCGCTGCGGATTATCCCGACAACACATATGGATATGTCCCTGGACAGCCATGTCCTTTCGGACGACGGCAGGACGCTGATCGTTACCACCGAAAATGGCAAGAATCCTGAAATGATAAGTATTTTAAAGGATAGGAATAAGGATGTGTTAATCTGCGGAGAGGACAAAGTGGATTTTGTGAAGCTGTTCCGTGAGTTGGAAGATCACTACGATGTGCACAGCATTATGATAGAAGGCGGCGGATTTCTTAACTGGAATGTACTGGACCAGGATTTAGTTGACGAGATCATCATCATGCAGCTGCCGATTATTATCGGGGGCGGGACCAATATCACACTTGTAGACGGCACGGGGTATACCGACCTGAATTTCGTGAAAAAGTTCAAAGTTGTCGAAGTTCTCCCGAACAAAAACTACACACTGCTTCGTTATCAGAAGGCTGTTTAA
- a CDS encoding sugar ABC transporter substrate-binding protein → MNKQVAQQLNIWHEFDGKGDTSIEVLEQLCRAYTTESGVPVIPEVMNITELTARLQQIRTGGAGPQMALVPADMAGYAEGAMYSEIPEKFWSMSGLPDVDIRSSMRSNGRQYGIPILKGNHLVLYYNPEIYPEAPTSWEAIEQQAEALMAKGMVPVAADLADPYCFIPFLTAFGGWPLKEGNPDLATFEMDAALRFVQRQLDQKVLASFHGPTELLDRFIAGEVGAIICGEWIYNYLDLQMRDRLLVGALPAINGNPAASMCSSIGLVFPQHSLESEQADELLSFAAYLLNESSQLEWAEQVQRIPVHSRVLDNVKAAASPARAKLITCLDNARNMPIEPVMRNVWDAMAVGLQHLTDKDAGRIMRLMKEHVNSSLIQQTL, encoded by the coding sequence ATGAACAAACAAGTTGCACAGCAGCTGAATATCTGGCATGAATTCGATGGGAAGGGAGATACATCCATAGAGGTGCTGGAACAGCTCTGTCGTGCTTACACCACTGAGTCCGGAGTTCCCGTTATTCCCGAGGTCATGAATATCACCGAACTGACCGCCCGCCTGCAGCAGATAAGAACTGGCGGGGCTGGCCCGCAAATGGCTCTGGTTCCGGCAGATATGGCTGGTTACGCGGAAGGTGCCATGTATTCAGAAATTCCTGAGAAATTCTGGTCAATGTCCGGCCTCCCCGATGTGGATATCCGTAGCTCTATGCGCTCCAACGGCCGGCAGTATGGTATTCCAATTCTAAAAGGCAATCATTTGGTTCTATATTACAATCCGGAAATCTACCCGGAGGCGCCCACTTCCTGGGAGGCGATTGAACAACAGGCCGAAGCATTAATGGCTAAAGGAATGGTTCCGGTCGCTGCCGACCTGGCGGACCCGTATTGCTTTATTCCGTTTCTGACCGCATTTGGAGGCTGGCCCCTCAAGGAGGGGAATCCCGATCTGGCAACTTTTGAAATGGATGCGGCTCTGCGGTTCGTTCAGCGTCAGCTTGACCAAAAAGTGCTCGCCAGTTTTCATGGTCCAACTGAACTCCTGGACCGTTTTATCGCCGGAGAGGTTGGAGCGATCATTTGCGGTGAATGGATTTACAATTATTTAGACCTTCAAATGAGAGACAGATTGCTTGTAGGTGCGCTGCCGGCGATTAATGGCAACCCGGCGGCCTCCATGTGTTCATCTATCGGTCTGGTCTTTCCGCAGCATTCGCTGGAATCGGAGCAAGCGGACGAGCTTCTGTCTTTCGCGGCGTATCTGCTGAATGAAAGCAGCCAACTGGAATGGGCGGAGCAGGTGCAGCGGATTCCAGTGCATTCCCGCGTACTGGATAACGTTAAGGCAGCCGCCTCACCGGCTAGAGCTAAACTAATTACCTGCCTTGATAATGCGCGTAACATGCCGATTGAGCCAGTTATGCGGAATGTATGGGATGCTATGGCCGTTGGTCTGCAACATTTAACAGATAAAGATGCCGGGAGAATCATGAGGTTAATGAAGGAGCATGTGAACAGCAGCCTCATTCAACAAACTTTATAG